In Nostoc sp. GT001, a genomic segment contains:
- a CDS encoding NUDIX hydrolase — MNVIAFFPEAVESTRSLWRIGQTVLGIIFRHPITGTSIIPILPDGRIVLIRRRDNGLWSLPGGIVDWGEDIPNTVRRELMEETGLELVKINRLVGVYSAPDRDPRIHSICIVVEAEVYGTMEIQDTLEVMEIQAFSPSLLPSEKMSHDHTRQLQDYLNGLTTLA, encoded by the coding sequence TTGAACGTTATTGCTTTTTTTCCGGAAGCTGTAGAGTCCACACGTAGCTTATGGCGTATTGGACAAACAGTATTGGGTATAATATTTCGTCATCCCATTACTGGCACTAGTATCATCCCAATTTTACCCGATGGTCGGATTGTACTAATCCGGCGGCGCGACAATGGTCTTTGGTCATTGCCTGGAGGGATTGTGGATTGGGGAGAAGATATTCCCAATACAGTTCGTCGGGAATTGATGGAGGAAACCGGGCTAGAATTGGTGAAAATTAACCGTTTGGTAGGAGTTTACTCTGCACCAGACCGCGATCCCAGAATCCATTCAATTTGTATTGTGGTTGAAGCCGAAGTGTATGGGACAATGGAGATTCAAGACACTTTAGAAGTTATGGAAATCCAAGCTTTCTCTCCCAGTTTACTACCTTCAGAAAAGATGTCTCACGACCATACTCGGCAGTTGCAAGACTACTTGAATGGCTTGACAACACTGGCATAA
- the argH gene encoding argininosuccinate lyase, which yields MTKKETWSQRFESALHPAIARFNASISFDIELIEYDLTGSQAHAKMLAHTGIISPEEGEQLVAGLEQIRQEYRQRKFQPGVDAEDVHFAVERRLTEIVGDVGKKVHTARSRNDQVGTDTRLYLRDQIQQIKSELREFQGVLLDIAEKHVETLIPGYTHLQRAQPVSLAHHLLAYFQMAQRDWERLGDVSRRVNISPLGCGALAGTTFPIDRHYTAKLLNFDDIYANSLDGVSDRDFAIEFLCAASLIMVHLSRLAEEVILWSSEEFRFVTLKDSCATGSSIMPQKKNPDVPELVRGKTGRVFGHLQAMLVIMKGLPLAYNKDLQEDKEGLFDSVNTVKASLEAMTILLREGLEFRTQRLAEAVAEDFSNATDVADYLAARGVPFREAYNLVGKVVKTSIAAGKLLKDLKLEEWQQLHPAFAADIYEAISPRQVVAARNSHGGTGFVQVNKALIAARAEIAQ from the coding sequence ATGACCAAAAAAGAAACTTGGAGCCAGCGATTTGAATCAGCGTTGCACCCAGCGATCGCTCGTTTTAATGCCAGTATAAGTTTTGATATTGAATTAATCGAATACGATCTTACTGGTTCTCAAGCTCATGCCAAAATGCTTGCTCACACGGGCATCATCTCCCCAGAAGAAGGAGAGCAACTAGTTGCAGGTTTAGAACAAATTCGCCAAGAGTACCGCCAGAGAAAATTTCAGCCTGGTGTCGATGCTGAAGATGTGCATTTTGCAGTTGAACGCCGACTGACAGAAATTGTTGGCGATGTAGGTAAAAAGGTGCATACAGCGCGATCGCGTAATGACCAAGTTGGTACTGATACCAGACTCTACCTCCGCGACCAAATCCAACAAATCAAAAGCGAATTGCGAGAATTTCAAGGTGTTTTACTAGATATAGCCGAAAAGCACGTTGAAACTCTAATTCCTGGTTATACCCACCTCCAACGCGCCCAACCCGTGAGTTTAGCTCATCACCTCTTGGCATACTTTCAAATGGCGCAACGTGACTGGGAACGCTTGGGAGATGTTTCTCGCCGTGTGAATATTTCACCTTTGGGATGTGGTGCTTTAGCAGGAACTACTTTCCCTATCGATCGCCACTACACAGCCAAACTATTGAATTTTGACGATATTTATGCTAACAGCCTCGATGGAGTGAGCGATCGCGATTTTGCGATCGAATTTTTGTGTGCTGCTAGCTTGATTATGGTTCACCTCAGCCGCCTTGCAGAAGAAGTCATTCTTTGGTCATCTGAAGAATTTCGCTTTGTCACCCTGAAAGATAGTTGTGCTACAGGTTCCAGTATCATGCCCCAAAAGAAAAATCCCGATGTCCCAGAATTGGTGCGGGGGAAAACGGGACGTGTATTCGGTCATCTCCAGGCGATGTTAGTCATTATGAAGGGGCTACCCCTGGCATATAACAAAGACTTACAAGAAGATAAAGAAGGTCTATTTGATAGCGTTAATACAGTCAAAGCGTCTCTAGAAGCGATGACGATTTTGCTCAGGGAAGGCTTAGAATTTCGTACCCAGCGGTTAGCAGAAGCTGTGGCGGAAGATTTTTCTAATGCTACCGATGTCGCAGATTATCTAGCCGCACGTGGCGTTCCTTTTCGGGAAGCTTACAACCTTGTGGGTAAGGTGGTAAAAACTAGTATTGCCGCAGGTAAACTCTTAAAAGATTTGAAATTGGAAGAGTGGCAACAACTACATCCGGCATTTGCAGCAGATATTTATGAGGCAATATCCCCTCGTCAAGTAGTGGCAGCCCGCAACAGTCACGGAGGTACTGGCTTTGTACAGGTAAACAAAGCACTCATAGCCGCCCGCGCTGAAATTGCTCAATAG